The Martelella mediterranea DSM 17316 genome has a window encoding:
- a CDS encoding antitoxin, with translation MPQPQVFEAREAKLFRNNKSQAVRIPADFELPGDRVLIHREGNRLVIEPAPNKNLLDILARLKPLGPDDQFPDVDETLLPAREIDL, from the coding sequence ATGCCCCAACCCCAAGTATTTGAAGCACGCGAAGCCAAGCTGTTTCGCAACAATAAAAGTCAGGCGGTTCGTATCCCGGCCGATTTCGAGTTGCCTGGCGACCGTGTGCTGATACACCGGGAGGGAAACCGGCTTGTGATCGAACCTGCCCCCAACAAAAATCTTCTGGACATTCTGGCGCGACTGAAACCGCTCGGCCCTGATGACCAGTTTCCCGATGTCGATGAGACCCTGCTGCCAGCAAGGGAAATCGACCTTTGA
- a CDS encoding ParB/RepB/Spo0J family partition protein, with product MKEQKTTETLILPAVSVSLIDRARVQRSPVAGLPKGEKVFPPGRYRRTAMTSNAIKIIPVRQLALSPLNVRKTEAGPAADAELKASIKAEGGIKQNLLVYPAGKSKFLVHGGGRRLKQLQALIEEGALPADTTVPCKVETEEQAIISSTTENVVRANMHPADQYEAFAAMIEKGFKTTEIANQFGVTENLVQRRLKLAEVDPVLLTAFRNDELSLDALTAFTICKDRSRQVEIYEQLKSTYHGINAYQVRHLATEDEVSASDTVAQFVGVDAYTAAGGTVRRDLFSEADNIVLEDVALLHRLATEVLNAEAEKLTGKWKWVDVHLSVTYDQYMRYGREYPLPVEPAPDDQAKLDALNGAIEQMEEIGEEAWTDEVQARWDQIHNDLETLSAEVNRSEYTDEQRARAGCVVSIDHRGALRVETGLVHPNDKPQQVRSEDSEEKSAEERRKEAGMSNSLSADLRAIRHQNLQAHLASDYQTAFDAMLYSMIVRLPIAYAAAPIDISMRQAEVFKSREYLEDTVAAAMLEEIKNTLDLSWISLESPQDFITMSALSMEKKQALFAWATAQAVQQQLANDDHSSPVLEEIGRRCSTDVAYCWRPDAKNYWSRVPKKHALSVAAEVIGQKWADERRDFKKDALAASMETAFREGADERVGMDPESAKRTARWLPEGMAFESSDEQPQGVVENPEPDVLPAFLKAAAE from the coding sequence ATGAAAGAACAAAAAACAACCGAAACGTTGATTTTGCCAGCTGTGTCAGTTTCACTGATCGATAGAGCAAGAGTTCAGCGAAGCCCGGTTGCCGGGCTTCCAAAAGGAGAGAAAGTCTTTCCTCCCGGCCGATACCGGAGAACAGCAATGACCTCGAACGCCATCAAGATCATCCCCGTCAGGCAGCTGGCGCTCAGCCCGCTCAACGTTCGCAAGACCGAGGCTGGCCCGGCCGCCGATGCGGAGCTGAAAGCCTCGATTAAGGCCGAGGGTGGTATCAAGCAAAACCTGCTCGTCTATCCCGCAGGCAAGAGCAAGTTCCTGGTCCATGGCGGTGGTCGCCGACTGAAGCAGCTGCAGGCGCTGATCGAAGAAGGCGCGCTGCCGGCCGATACGACCGTACCCTGCAAGGTCGAAACCGAAGAGCAGGCTATCATCAGCTCGACCACGGAAAACGTCGTGCGTGCCAATATGCACCCCGCCGACCAGTATGAAGCCTTCGCGGCGATGATCGAAAAAGGCTTCAAGACCACCGAAATCGCCAATCAGTTCGGCGTGACCGAAAACCTCGTGCAGCGCCGCCTCAAACTGGCCGAGGTCGATCCGGTTCTTCTCACGGCTTTCCGCAACGACGAGCTCTCCCTGGATGCGCTGACGGCGTTCACGATCTGCAAGGACCGGAGCCGTCAGGTCGAGATCTACGAGCAGCTCAAGTCTACTTATCACGGCATCAACGCCTATCAGGTTCGCCACCTGGCTACTGAGGACGAAGTGTCGGCGAGCGATACTGTCGCCCAATTTGTCGGCGTCGATGCCTATACGGCCGCCGGTGGAACGGTGCGCAGGGATCTGTTTTCCGAAGCCGACAATATTGTTCTGGAAGATGTTGCTTTGTTGCATCGTCTGGCGACGGAGGTATTGAACGCGGAGGCCGAGAAGCTGACGGGAAAGTGGAAGTGGGTCGATGTGCATCTCTCGGTCACCTATGACCAGTATATGCGCTATGGTCGCGAATACCCCCTCCCCGTCGAGCCGGCGCCCGATGATCAGGCCAAGCTTGATGCCTTGAACGGCGCGATCGAACAGATGGAGGAGATCGGCGAGGAGGCCTGGACCGACGAGGTGCAGGCGCGCTGGGATCAGATCCACAACGATCTGGAGACGCTATCCGCAGAGGTGAACCGGTCGGAATACACCGATGAACAGCGCGCCCGGGCGGGTTGCGTTGTCTCGATCGATCACCGCGGAGCGCTGAGGGTTGAGACCGGGCTGGTGCATCCGAACGACAAGCCACAGCAGGTTCGCTCTGAAGATTCTGAAGAGAAGTCTGCCGAGGAAAGACGTAAGGAGGCCGGCATGTCGAATTCGCTTTCGGCGGATCTGCGTGCGATCCGGCATCAGAACCTGCAGGCCCACCTTGCCAGCGACTATCAAACTGCCTTCGACGCGATGCTCTATTCGATGATCGTCCGCCTGCCCATCGCCTATGCCGCCGCGCCGATCGATATCTCGATGCGTCAGGCGGAGGTCTTCAAGAGCCGTGAATATCTGGAGGATACGGTCGCGGCTGCCATGCTTGAGGAAATCAAGAACACGCTCGACCTGTCGTGGATCTCGCTCGAAAGTCCGCAGGATTTCATCACGATGTCGGCGCTGTCGATGGAAAAGAAGCAGGCGCTGTTCGCCTGGGCGACGGCGCAGGCTGTTCAGCAGCAATTGGCCAACGACGACCATAGCTCGCCGGTTCTTGAGGAGATCGGCCGCCGTTGCAGCACTGATGTCGCATATTGCTGGCGTCCGGACGCGAAAAACTACTGGTCGCGCGTCCCGAAAAAGCATGCCCTCTCCGTCGCCGCGGAGGTTATCGGTCAGAAATGGGCCGATGAGCGCCGCGACTTCAAGAAGGATGCGCTGGCCGCCTCGATGGAGACAGCTTTCCGGGAGGGGGCTGACGAACGGGTCGGCATGGATCCGGAATCGGCCAAGCGCACCGCGCGCTGGCTGCCCGAGGGCATGGCCTTCGAAAGTTCCGATGAGCAGCCGCAGGGCGTGGTCGAAAACCCGGAACCCGATGTGCTGCCGGCGTTCCTGAAAGCCGCCGCTGAATAG
- a CDS encoding ArdC family protein, whose product MTRQKTGADVYQLVTDKIIQAIEAGTPPWQKPWTGGAGSAGFPRRSNGEFYKGINVIILWCIAAENGFRSSYWLTYKQAKAMDAQVRRGEKSAPVVKYGTFEVDDPDSGEAVVRPYARGYRVFNADQIDGLPDYFYGADPDEPRDLGTEPNGDLDQFFAATGIEIRTTDEPQAFYHLLDDYVHMPPIATFHSANGYYASLAHEMVHATSHAGRLDRNQRFCRKADLAFEELCAEIGSAMLCVSLDLVPDFAQSAAYVEGWLRSLRNDKKYIFRAASEAQKAADYLLQASSEQTIQHAA is encoded by the coding sequence GTGACCAGACAGAAAACCGGAGCCGACGTCTATCAACTCGTCACCGACAAGATCATCCAGGCGATCGAGGCAGGCACCCCACCCTGGCAGAAGCCGTGGACGGGTGGTGCCGGCTCAGCCGGCTTCCCCCGCCGTTCAAACGGCGAGTTCTATAAGGGCATCAATGTTATCATCCTGTGGTGCATCGCGGCCGAAAACGGATTCCGATCAAGCTATTGGCTGACCTACAAACAGGCAAAGGCCATGGATGCTCAGGTTCGCCGAGGGGAGAAGTCCGCTCCCGTGGTCAAATACGGCACGTTCGAGGTCGACGATCCCGATAGCGGCGAAGCTGTCGTCCGCCCATATGCACGTGGCTATCGCGTGTTCAATGCCGATCAGATCGACGGCCTGCCTGATTACTTTTACGGCGCTGACCCGGACGAACCGCGCGATCTCGGCACGGAACCCAATGGCGATCTGGATCAGTTCTTCGCTGCGACCGGTATCGAGATACGAACAACTGATGAACCTCAGGCGTTCTATCATCTTCTCGATGACTATGTGCACATGCCACCAATCGCGACGTTTCACTCCGCAAACGGATACTATGCCAGCCTCGCCCATGAAATGGTACACGCTACCAGCCATGCAGGCCGGCTTGATCGGAATCAGAGGTTTTGCCGCAAAGCCGACCTCGCCTTCGAGGAGCTTTGTGCCGAAATCGGTTCCGCCATGCTTTGCGTTTCACTGGATCTGGTCCCCGACTTTGCACAATCGGCGGCCTATGTGGAGGGTTGGCTTCGATCACTGAGGAACGACAAGAAGTACATCTTCCGCGCCGCGAGCGAGGCCCAGAAAGCAGCGGACTATCTTCTGCAGGCGTCTTCCGAACAAACCATCCAACATGCGGCATGA
- a CDS encoding SOS response-associated peptidase family protein, with translation MCNLYRNGSTHENIRRLFKPTADLTNRADPTGEFYPDRPAPVVRNNNGERELAFATWGMPSPVFATKGKPDTGVTNIRNTSSPHWRRWLKPENRCLVPWTEFCEWENTKPKKTKRWFAVDADKPLAAFAGIWTTWEGERGPQKIRGRAHTSCTDF, from the coding sequence ATGTGCAATCTGTACCGCAATGGCTCGACGCACGAGAATATCCGGCGGCTGTTCAAGCCGACCGCCGATCTGACGAACCGGGCAGATCCAACGGGTGAATTTTACCCGGATCGACCAGCGCCCGTTGTTCGCAACAACAACGGGGAACGCGAGCTGGCGTTTGCGACCTGGGGCATGCCATCGCCGGTGTTTGCGACCAAAGGGAAACCGGACACAGGCGTCACCAACATTCGCAACACCAGCTCTCCGCACTGGCGCCGATGGTTGAAGCCGGAAAACCGCTGTCTCGTACCATGGACGGAATTTTGCGAGTGGGAAAACACCAAGCCGAAAAAGACAAAGCGGTGGTTTGCGGTCGATGCGGACAAGCCGTTAGCAGCGTTTGCCGGGATCTGGACGACGTGGGAAGGCGAGCGTGGACCTCAAAAAATCCGCGGCCGGGCACACACGAGCTGTACGGATTTCTGA
- a CDS encoding HEPN domain-containing protein yields MAKKKANKVNTTQLQLLAKKVILAFVDGITTEPTDPFSLLGGYGGSSFGKYVVRHSKEYLLAADEFTRNATSTLKAKYAHEPSIRSIVAEACRMYVQKTEDERRDDPKLIADAATKLVEDVLAEAGHEYVRYMPNRFIVFSTPQRLRLGRVEAIDTQIVDADQELKKKFGISFEVSADPSSNRPASSKIISMPKAVWRVETPATLENVPEEARWLIDVAVSFMRLRATPHWSSPAFRLGQTEADPIEGQNRSFEHFTYEEDQPYGVSWSLSGFYEINDDVLEALNAPKAQEQAATLFDPPKESLAVRLANGLGWLSRARQSSDRTERFVAFFTALEALLSAKSPGAPVTETIARSVSVIIAKDITQREAVFSVVKDLYKTRSNVIHRGERFVTWGEVNELQQYTEAVFHRVLFECELTMPADDFLASLARATHGTEWNPPVATAAPADQPVSLHPHQCR; encoded by the coding sequence ATGGCAAAGAAGAAGGCAAACAAAGTCAACACAACCCAACTTCAGCTGTTGGCAAAAAAGGTGATCCTAGCGTTTGTTGATGGGATAACAACCGAGCCTACAGATCCATTTTCATTGCTTGGTGGATACGGGGGGTCATCATTTGGAAAATATGTCGTCCGTCATTCTAAGGAATATTTGTTAGCTGCCGATGAATTCACGCGCAATGCGACCAGCACGCTGAAAGCAAAATATGCTCATGAACCTTCAATCAGAAGCATAGTTGCCGAGGCCTGCCGAATGTACGTTCAAAAAACGGAAGATGAACGTCGAGATGATCCCAAACTTATCGCCGACGCTGCAACTAAACTCGTTGAAGACGTATTGGCAGAGGCGGGGCACGAGTATGTTCGGTATATGCCAAACCGTTTTATAGTGTTCTCAACGCCGCAGCGTCTCCGGCTAGGCCGTGTCGAGGCTATCGACACTCAGATTGTAGACGCAGATCAAGAGCTGAAGAAAAAATTTGGCATTTCATTTGAGGTTTCAGCTGACCCCAGCAGCAACCGGCCCGCCAGTTCGAAAATTATTTCAATGCCGAAGGCTGTATGGCGCGTTGAAACTCCCGCCACTCTCGAAAACGTCCCGGAAGAAGCTCGTTGGCTGATTGACGTCGCCGTCAGCTTCATGCGTCTCAGGGCAACCCCGCACTGGTCGTCCCCAGCGTTTAGGCTTGGCCAAACGGAAGCAGATCCGATTGAGGGTCAGAACCGTTCTTTTGAGCACTTTACCTATGAGGAAGATCAGCCCTACGGCGTCAGCTGGTCCTTGTCCGGGTTCTATGAAATCAACGACGACGTGCTTGAAGCCTTAAATGCTCCGAAAGCACAGGAGCAGGCAGCCACTCTTTTTGACCCGCCAAAGGAAAGTCTCGCTGTTCGTCTTGCGAACGGTCTCGGCTGGCTAAGCCGAGCTCGTCAATCGTCAGATAGAACAGAGCGGTTCGTGGCGTTTTTCACCGCGCTTGAGGCATTGCTTTCGGCCAAGTCTCCGGGTGCGCCAGTGACAGAAACAATTGCCCGTTCTGTGTCTGTGATCATTGCGAAGGACATCACACAGCGTGAAGCAGTCTTTTCAGTCGTAAAAGATCTTTACAAAACCCGCTCCAATGTCATTCATCGTGGCGAGCGCTTTGTGACTTGGGGTGAGGTGAATGAACTTCAACAGTACACCGAAGCGGTGTTTCATCGTGTCCTTTTTGAATGCGAATTGACAATGCCCGCAGATGATTTCTTGGCCAGTCTGGCCAGAGCGACACACGGGACTGAATGGAACCCACCAGTCGCTACCGCTGCGCCGGCCGATCAGCCGGTAAGTCTTCACCCGCACCAATGCCGCTGA
- a CDS encoding thermonuclease family protein — MKRMRSKLLLGLAGAIAIIAALPESGSFLRSIGVSKSVLREIGREADRYAKQTTMVTSAGQIYVYDGDTIKIDGQRMRLLDVDTPEISKPRCSYEEKVGYQARDRLRDLIGQAGTVEIIDSGTTDKYGRNLIHVEVDGRDAGKILVSEGLALRYRGGSAAWRERQRHWCG, encoded by the coding sequence ATGAAGCGCATGCGATCCAAATTGTTGCTCGGTCTTGCCGGGGCCATCGCCATTATCGCCGCCCTTCCGGAGTCCGGAAGCTTCCTTCGGTCCATTGGCGTTTCCAAATCGGTCCTTCGGGAGATCGGTCGAGAGGCGGATCGATATGCCAAGCAGACGACAATGGTTACCAGCGCTGGCCAGATCTATGTTTACGACGGGGACACCATCAAAATTGATGGTCAGCGGATGCGGTTGCTTGATGTCGACACGCCCGAGATTTCCAAGCCGCGGTGCAGCTATGAGGAAAAGGTTGGTTATCAGGCGCGGGACAGGTTGCGGGATCTAATCGGTCAGGCCGGAACGGTCGAGATCATCGACAGCGGGACCACTGACAAGTACGGTCGGAATCTAATCCATGTCGAGGTGGACGGGCGAGACGCCGGGAAAATCCTTGTCAGCGAGGGGCTTGCGCTTCGATATCGGGGCGGGTCGGCGGCCTGGCGTGAACGTCAGCGGCATTGGTGCGGGTGA
- the repC gene encoding plasmid replication protein RepC, producing MLESSTGWRKQTPERAYFSDLAAKAPIGDHSRAEIRRLLNRIRPVLKTNTTQMLLLNILFDATYAQDWKNGYQPIVWLSNEAMARQLNISVNATRAALRSLTDMGIISYHDSANCRRSGQRDRSGRIVHAHGISLALLEARFDELTAKADRYDLDNQRRRVLRNDITSLRRDIMATLEIAKETVKPTRWHSIAQRYDQLRTLLGKIGRASVEHLERMHRDFERFWQALNALVMRDLDKKTDTKASSDGHLLEPTTQPENVSCNEERSCANAQHSGFQADSAYGAERLALENELREFEGHKQPEKSVQSGRRIDLRTVLTACPIITELSAEPLRSWRDLDAYAAELRPMLGVSAQAWAEIRQVAGQGLAALALAITAQRQADGEVSLPGGYLRGMARKAKTGDLHLEKSLHGLLARKLAARQTGAVPIQ from the coding sequence ATGTTAGAATCATCGACCGGGTGGCGAAAACAGACACCCGAGCGCGCCTATTTTTCCGATCTCGCGGCCAAGGCCCCGATCGGAGACCATAGCCGTGCCGAAATCAGGCGGCTCCTGAACCGCATACGTCCCGTTCTGAAAACGAACACCACGCAGATGCTGCTCCTCAATATCCTGTTCGACGCCACCTATGCCCAGGACTGGAAGAACGGATATCAGCCGATCGTTTGGCTGTCCAACGAGGCCATGGCCCGCCAGCTCAATATCAGCGTCAACGCGACACGCGCCGCGTTACGGTCACTGACCGACATGGGCATCATCTCGTATCACGACAGCGCCAATTGCCGGCGATCCGGCCAGCGCGATCGTTCCGGCCGCATCGTTCATGCCCACGGCATCAGCCTCGCTTTACTTGAAGCCCGGTTTGATGAGTTGACAGCGAAAGCCGACAGATACGACCTGGACAATCAGCGCCGCCGTGTTCTGCGCAACGACATTACGTCACTGCGCCGCGATATCATGGCAACGCTCGAAATCGCCAAGGAGACGGTCAAGCCGACCCGTTGGCATTCGATTGCCCAGCGCTACGACCAGCTCCGGACCCTTCTTGGCAAGATCGGCCGCGCCAGCGTCGAGCATCTGGAGCGGATGCACCGCGATTTCGAACGCTTCTGGCAGGCGCTCAATGCCCTCGTCATGAGGGACTTGGACAAGAAAACTGACACCAAGGCGTCATCTGACGGACACCTATTAGAACCTACAACCCAACCTGAAAACGTATCTTGTAATGAAGAACGGAGTTGCGCTAACGCGCAACACTCTGGTTTTCAGGCTGACAGCGCCTACGGCGCTGAAAGATTGGCTCTTGAAAATGAGCTTCGGGAGTTTGAGGGGCATAAGCAACCCGAAAAATCGGTGCAATCCGGCCGACGGATAGATCTGCGAACCGTGCTGACGGCATGCCCGATCATCACAGAGCTTTCAGCCGAACCGCTGCGAAGCTGGCGCGATCTCGACGCATACGCCGCTGAGCTTCGCCCCATGCTCGGCGTGTCGGCCCAGGCGTGGGCAGAAATTCGACAGGTCGCAGGGCAAGGGCTCGCTGCGCTCGCCCTTGCCATCACCGCCCAACGGCAGGCCGACGGCGAAGTCAGTTTGCCGGGCGGATATCTGCGAGGAATGGCCCGGAAGGCCAAAACCGGCGATTTGCATCTCGAAAAATCCCTGCACGGGCTGCTCGCTCGGAAATTGGCCGCGCGGCAGACGGGCGCGGTGCCAATCCAGTAG
- the icmT gene encoding IcmT/TraK family protein, with the protein MAESSFNIYGTPVYWRETVRTPRLLIFDARLIFFFLLLTLHLRLWTFIALVLACCGFWLIERYGYAFPNALRAIRSLVAGRQRPALPGYRYRSMIDYGFETREVPG; encoded by the coding sequence ATGGCGGAAAGCAGCTTCAATATCTACGGCACGCCGGTTTACTGGCGGGAAACAGTGCGAACGCCGCGCCTGCTTATCTTCGATGCCCGCCTGATATTCTTCTTCCTGCTTTTGACATTGCACCTTCGGCTATGGACCTTCATCGCTCTGGTCCTCGCGTGTTGCGGGTTCTGGCTCATCGAGCGCTATGGATACGCTTTCCCGAATGCACTGAGGGCCATTCGCAGCCTTGTTGCTGGCCGCCAACGCCCCGCCCTGCCCGGCTACAGATACCGGTCAATGATCGACTATGGCTTTGAGACGCGTGAGGTTCCGGGATGA
- a CDS encoding DotG/IcmE/VirB10 family protein, translating to MTDAENRSDENHNNPDTSETHQAAPEVETESPMNDERRSTIDRSAQRNNRIVYGGILVIAVGLGFVLWQSYSSSPVPSSSVARPPNVESTPGGEQQGRSERYQNTLDQSNEAGAKSAFENDESFIATPDEAMRSIDTIGQKKDPPPVKRPVAPANVIERRDQPVEYRTADRRQPPKPQTDYRRIDQLASAMSAQQQGLLQSWQPVASQATVVIEQDLYTPPEPLTASNGQGGGNGSVQSSGASSVQTYAVAGDTVMARIQNASDSDTPGPVIAEIINGPLDGARAIGAFEVNKTQSALVIQFDRIVMPDGANYDTSAYAIDAQQSTIAVKTDIDRRYFQRYGGKLAAAFISGLSGSLSQPQQQYVGISDNIGSIITNKPTVNESIYAGVAAAGDAISSDLNNNAPSGPLVKVRAGQMIGILFLENVGVAN from the coding sequence ATGACCGATGCAGAAAACCGATCTGACGAGAACCACAACAACCCCGACACCAGCGAAACGCACCAGGCCGCGCCGGAAGTCGAAACGGAATCGCCCATGAACGATGAACGGCGTTCCACGATTGATCGGAGCGCGCAGCGCAACAATCGCATTGTCTACGGCGGCATCCTGGTGATCGCGGTCGGTCTTGGTTTCGTGCTGTGGCAGAGTTATTCGTCTTCGCCCGTTCCATCGTCGAGCGTTGCACGCCCACCGAATGTCGAGAGTACGCCCGGCGGCGAACAGCAAGGACGGTCAGAGCGCTACCAGAATACGCTCGATCAGTCGAACGAGGCCGGTGCCAAGAGTGCTTTCGAAAACGACGAAAGCTTCATCGCGACACCTGACGAAGCCATGCGGTCGATCGACACGATTGGGCAGAAGAAAGATCCGCCGCCGGTCAAACGACCCGTCGCGCCCGCCAATGTCATTGAGCGTCGCGACCAGCCTGTTGAGTACCGAACCGCCGATCGGCGGCAGCCCCCCAAACCGCAGACTGACTATCGACGCATCGATCAGCTTGCGAGCGCCATGAGCGCACAACAGCAAGGATTGCTTCAGTCATGGCAGCCTGTGGCCTCACAGGCAACGGTTGTCATTGAACAGGACCTGTATACGCCGCCTGAACCGCTCACGGCCAGCAATGGACAGGGCGGTGGCAATGGTTCCGTCCAGTCGTCCGGAGCTTCGTCGGTTCAAACCTATGCGGTCGCTGGCGATACGGTCATGGCGCGCATCCAGAACGCTTCCGATTCCGATACGCCCGGACCGGTGATCGCCGAGATCATCAATGGCCCCCTTGATGGCGCCCGCGCCATTGGCGCTTTTGAGGTGAACAAGACGCAGAGCGCGCTCGTCATCCAGTTCGATCGGATCGTGATGCCCGATGGCGCAAACTACGACACCAGCGCCTACGCGATCGATGCACAGCAGTCGACCATCGCCGTGAAAACAGACATCGATCGTCGTTATTTTCAGCGCTACGGCGGTAAACTGGCGGCCGCGTTCATATCCGGTCTGAGCGGCTCTCTGTCGCAACCGCAACAGCAATATGTAGGCATTTCCGACAATATTGGCAGCATCATCACCAACAAGCCGACGGTGAACGAAAGCATCTATGCCGGCGTCGCCGCAGCTGGCGATGCAATTTCCAGCGACCTCAACAACAACGCGCCGAGCGGACCCCTGGTCAAGGTTCGAGCCGGTCAAATGATCGGCATCCTGTTCCTCGAAAATGTCGGGGTGGCGAACTGA
- a CDS encoding DotH/IcmK family type IV secretion protein, with amino-acid sequence MTTAPALAQDAPSGLAQAAAQGTQRAEQINQQQADQQQYEQPDSEFPVIGSDHLLKSLDELDRPLSPEEITAYGAAVQSQMPMTPELIRDYKRRVNESQKAAAQPATGFRPKAISDQVQVSLEAAAQTTAIKTSPGTISNLAFFDRTGKAWPIASYGVGRPNAFQVYAMQEGSNQLMITPLLPHAFTNLTVSLVGEDRPLIIDVETNEKVTQYRRDYQVDGLGPNAHVSTAVSAPPSRASNQVMMAFVQGAGIPQNATRLSTDEPSVSAWRYGKDLYIRTTSTLLSPSWTESQTGPGSVHAYKLKPTPVALISSDGSVKKVRIFQ; translated from the coding sequence ATGACCACGGCACCTGCTCTCGCGCAGGACGCGCCGAGCGGACTTGCCCAGGCGGCTGCACAAGGCACGCAGCGCGCCGAACAGATTAATCAGCAGCAAGCCGACCAGCAACAATACGAGCAGCCCGACAGCGAGTTTCCTGTCATTGGGTCAGACCACCTACTCAAGTCGCTCGATGAGTTGGACCGCCCGCTTTCGCCGGAAGAAATCACGGCTTACGGCGCGGCAGTTCAATCTCAAATGCCGATGACCCCCGAGTTGATCCGCGACTACAAGCGTCGGGTGAATGAAAGCCAGAAAGCCGCAGCTCAACCCGCGACCGGCTTTCGGCCGAAGGCGATCTCTGATCAGGTTCAGGTTTCGCTCGAGGCAGCCGCCCAAACCACCGCGATCAAAACCTCACCCGGAACGATCTCCAACCTCGCCTTCTTTGACCGCACCGGAAAGGCTTGGCCCATTGCCAGCTATGGCGTCGGTCGCCCCAATGCGTTTCAGGTCTATGCGATGCAGGAGGGGAGCAATCAGCTCATGATCACGCCGCTTCTTCCGCATGCCTTTACAAACCTGACCGTTTCTCTGGTCGGTGAGGACCGGCCATTAATCATCGACGTCGAAACAAACGAAAAGGTCACCCAATATCGGCGCGACTATCAGGTCGACGGTCTTGGCCCGAACGCGCATGTTTCCACGGCCGTCAGCGCTCCGCCGAGCCGCGCCTCCAACCAGGTCATGATGGCGTTCGTCCAAGGCGCCGGCATTCCACAAAACGCCACGAGGCTTTCCACGGACGAACCGTCCGTATCGGCATGGCGATACGGAAAGGATCTCTACATCCGCACGACCAGCACGCTGCTTTCACCATCCTGGACTGAAAGCCAGACCGGTCCTGGCTCGGTGCACGCCTACAAGCTCAAACCGACGCCCGTTGCACTGATCTCGTCCGATGGCTCTGTCAAGAAAGTGAGAATTTTCCAATGA
- a CDS encoding type IVB secretion system apparatus protein IcmL/DotI: MSEQSYGALETVMKRTQTYRTAFRVMSVISCALLVTTVVSVGAAAYLATHRPEPRYFATTTNGQILPLVALDKPHLNANEVANFATQAVTAALTYSFTNYRTDLTAVQKYFTQPAGWNSFIDALDKSGQLEMVKERRLNTTAVAQDAVILSQGPNARGVYQWVVQIPLRITYESASEVSGQDLLVTVTINRMETYQTPEAVAINRFIAARGGA; encoded by the coding sequence ATGAGCGAGCAATCCTACGGCGCACTCGAAACCGTCATGAAGCGCACACAGACGTATCGGACGGCTTTCCGGGTGATGTCGGTAATCAGCTGTGCGCTTCTGGTCACAACCGTCGTTTCGGTGGGCGCAGCGGCCTATCTTGCCACCCATAGGCCCGAGCCCCGCTACTTTGCGACAACAACCAACGGCCAAATCTTGCCATTGGTGGCGTTGGATAAACCGCACCTCAATGCAAACGAAGTCGCCAACTTCGCCACCCAGGCCGTTACCGCAGCGCTGACCTACTCCTTCACCAATTATCGCACCGACCTCACAGCCGTGCAGAAGTATTTCACCCAGCCCGCCGGATGGAACTCGTTCATCGACGCTCTCGACAAGAGCGGTCAGCTCGAAATGGTGAAGGAGCGCAGGCTGAATACCACGGCGGTTGCTCAAGACGCAGTGATCCTTTCACAGGGGCCAAACGCTCGTGGCGTCTATCAGTGGGTCGTGCAGATTCCGCTCCGCATCACCTATGAATCCGCAAGTGAAGTATCGGGGCAGGATCTTCTTGTGACAGTTACCATCAATCGGATGGAAACCTATCAGACCCCTGAAGCCGTCGCGATCAACCGCTTTATCGCAGCGCGTGGAGGCGCCTAA